The region GATAGAGTTTCACTTCAGATACTTCCAATTCTTCGTAATCATCGATCATGCCTGGGTTGCATGGGGGCAGGGGCTTTACCCAACTACCAAGAACGATTCCTGTCTGCAAATATGATAATTATTTTGCCGTAGCATAGTAAATGTTAAATGTCGTACAACGTCAAAAGAACGTCAATGCGGGAGGGGTAATAGGCTCCTTTTTTATCCCACATcccctggattttgaaaaataccttttctggGATTTTCACTAAAGgtagtttttggtattttcattgaaaaaaaaaaaaaacataaaacaacaaACTTGCCCCCCGAGACTTAAAAAATACATCCTTCCCAACAATACATTTCAGTAAATTAACGCCCCTCGGGAATCGTAaaataacatacaaaaaaacaatgaggtTACCTATCATCAGAGTAAATTTTCAGGAGAGTAGAAAGAAGGGCTCAGAACCTATTTGTGATCATAGCTTTTTCAGAACTtaggtaaaagaaaaaaagggaataagTATAATGAGCAGCTGAATAACAGTTTTACGTTGATTTGAAGTCCATAAAATTGTGTTTGGTAGTTTTTGTGCTAGAGATAATGAAACAATTTGTCAGGGTAACAACCAGTCAACCTTTATGGAGTAAATACGCTTTCGCTAGATaagtaagaaataaaagagttttattaaaagaaaaaaaacacattaagaATAAACCCGAACTTTATAAGATTGTATGGGTAAAAATCAACCTTTATGAAACCCTACACACAAATTCACTAACAgacatccttaaaaaaaaaaaaaaaaaaaaaaaaaaaaaaaaaaaaaaaaaaaaaaaaaaatgtattgagtATACACAAGAATGACACCCACAAACAGACTATTGGTAGCAGATAGCTCATATTGGGAAAAAGGTTAGTAGCAATCACTGATTTAGGACATGatgaactatttgaaaatggttGTTACAAGAGTTAGACTGCGCTTGTTAAACTACGgctaactttttttgtttacagAAAACATTCCCTACTTGACtaggaaaagaataaaaaaacaaacaaaaaacaacaactaacaaCTGGactaacttgaaaaaaaatcttaaaatctgAAAGTATACATTATTTCATTTTCCTTGACAGTGTTTTAGTTCCTAAACAATCTTAACAATTAGGCTCATTTTCAGTAAGTCTTGTAAAACCAGTAATCAACCGTGAGCAGGGCCGTAACGTATGAGAGAATGGGATGACGCCCCTCCAAATGTTTACGGTTACTCGGTAAAAAAGAAGTCGGTAAAATTCTTAGTTCGGTTCaataaagaccatgaaaataCTAACATGCCATCTACAGAAATTTTGAACTTGGTCGGTAAACGCAGAAGTTTTATCGACTCCTGTCGTGATTTGACAGATGGTGCtacaattttccatttggttaaataaatagCATTAAAATAGTGATATGACATGTATCAAAAACTGGATCTCGGTTGGTAAATGcagcagttttaccgactcgcgcagtgattttaaatattgtattcGAAACAGATATTATGTTAATGTGTCCTGTGATGGCGCAGTgagtttgaccttagcttggtaatacgggacccagagatcgaaccatgctgcaggaatgcactgcagggccgacgcagggaccttagtagtcaagaagcgtcgttaatccgatacataCACATACGTTATGTTAATGTTGGAAAAAGCAGTCGGAAAAAatgaccactcagtcgataaaATCTctttctccccctccccccgaataCTTTGGCTAGTAACGACTCTGACTGTGAAACCACTTTTTCTACGAGAGTTGTAATTACTTTCTGGTAAAACCGATAACTATTAATCGAAGCAACACAGGTATATCTTTTATTGCTTCTCTGTATGGAAATACGATATTTTTAGGGCATTGTAGTAACAGCCGTAATTTCTCGGTTAATACAAGAATGTTATACCCCATGTGCGCTAGGTCGTCGGCATTGGATTCCAACGGACTCATTTGAACATAtttcacttcattttttttccattttttaatatttttcatttgctttttaAACCAATAATTGTAACTTTGCCAAGATCATAGACTTATTGTACTATTATAATAATGTACTATTATTATAAGTAATTATTGTACTAATTACGACCAGGCTTGCaccttgataaattttttttgtagaatgcATTAACTTATTCTTTTCTGCCCTTTTTATGGTATATTCGCAATTTAGCTGGCAATTTAGTTGTCTCAGAGCTACACAATTCTTTGTTCTGAATTATCTTTAATCAATTGCACTCTGAATTTCGAAATTTTTACCATTTCAAATGATAATAGGAATCGCAGTATATAACGGCAGAAATAaggtacagaaaaaaaatctagctattatagttttttcaaaaagcaaAGAATTGATGAATGATACAGTTGAACAATTAATAAAAGCCAACAAAATAcacataaaataattaaaagaaatacatGTATTTAGCAACCGTAGGATGTAACGCCTAACATATTAATAGAAATGTTTCAAAATAGCATGGCCTTGAAGTAGAAATTACGGCACGACAAAAAAGGTTCTGATAGTATTTAAAGTATAACTAGTTTAGGTAAATGAGCTATGAGAATTAGAATAACGATATATCTCATTTTACTTCAATACAAATGAAGTatattttccgttaaaaaattcaattagtGCCAAGCTAACAATAAAATAACAGGTGACAGTTAGCGACGAGCTCAAGGTAATGCGAAACCAATTAAACTGTACAACACGCGCCTatcctataaaaaaatttcccttgCATGTTTCGCCTGCGGTATTACAGAAGATGTATGACAATTTTCGTCTAACTGACATTAATTGTCCATACCTTGAAACTTAACGCTTTCGATCCACTAGTATAATCTATTTTCCCGAATTTTGTTTCGTTCGCCTATTTTAagaacttttctgaaaaaaaaaaaatacatgagaagtattttttgttgAGCTTCTGGGATCAACTATCTTTTCGCTTCATCTTgaatcctcaaataatcttcctAGTGTAAACAACTAGTCATTAATaacattcaaaattatttttttacttttgtaaagtttttaacataaaaaaatgacgTCTTCAGAATTGCAGTTGCCTTTCTGTGTTATATAATTACATTTTTAAGAGGAAGGGATTTTGTTTAACTGACCTTTTTTTGGAAGCATATGACCATGGAAGCCTACGGCTGAAAAGAACacattaaaaaaggaagaaaaatcacaaGAGAATTACATAGTTagtagaaaaggaaaaaaaagcttaCATTCAATGCAGCAAATTCCTCTTCAAGCGACGGTATAGTAACCAGTAAGGTCCCTGGATTTATCTCCCTCCTAAGGAACTGCCATATTTTCACATGGTTCTCAGgcgaaacaaaaaattcaaaaacgttattGAGGACAATCACATTAGCTGCTTTTAAAATGTCGGCTCGCTGGCATATATCTCCATGAATAACTTCAATTCTATCCTAGAATagcatatttaatataaaaatagccTAGAGAACGTTAACAATCACATACCGgattgtttagttttaatattaaaatgaaactagtAGACCATGACATCAACCAACTTAATAGCAATAAATACGGCCTAAAATTCATTGCGGAATATTTCAATAAGCTCTGTAGATTTCAAACAAAGATATGTTTTTTTATCTCTTACCCCTAACAGAGCTGCTAGAATCATCTCAAAGAAGGCTGAGCTACAATTCTTCCCACTGGAAGAATtggaattttccttttaattgtcTTTTCCCTTGAATTAGTATATTAAGGAATGATTTTTCACTAGTCTCTGAACCAGATAAGGAACCAAATTACAACCTTCTGAAAGTTATCTGAATGGACATTATTGCCAATAAATAATCCCCACATATTGCTCCTACTACAAAGGTGACATCTTTAAagaatacaatactatatagtGACcatcttccagtgatgattgaGTTAAATGGTTGTAATAATATACAAGCCACCAATAACATAGCACACAAGTTCAAATTGAAGAAGACTGATTGGAAAACTTTCTCAACTGCATTAGAAAATGTCCATATCGAGGAGCAGTTAAAGGAGGTGTCTTCATCAGAAGAAAAGATTAAGATATTTCAAACGGTGTAAATGGATGTTGTGGATAAAGTTGTTCCCAAAATTAATACGCACAAAGATGCGAAGTCCAATTATGAACGCCTTTCATGGATATGTAGAGTACCAACGGAAGGCTGCTGAATTTAAGAAAACAGTAATTGCTGCTAAACGAGAAAGCTGGATTAATTTCCTCAATAAGTTAGATTTTAGAGTCCCTGAATCAAGAGTCTACTCAACAGTTAAGAGTCTGATTAGTGGAAGTCGTGAAGATCAAACAAATCCTCCAATAACATACAAGAATTCCATCCTAGTTACCGATCAAGAAATAGCTGAAGCAGCTGTATCCCTACTTGACAGTATCATTGGAGTACCTGATCCATTAAGTGACTGTGAAATAGAAGTGAAAGCTAAAGTTAAgagattttccaaaagtcaTCGATCTATAGCTTATAATCAACCTTTTCTTACACAAGAAATTGAGAAAGTTATCAATCATCTACCACTCACTGCTCCTGGAGAAGATATGATTTTATGATTTTCCCCCAATTTGTGAAGGCCCTGCCAAAAAACTGGGTTGCTGCTTTATTAAATATCATAAATGAGTTGTGGAATGAAGGACAGTTTCCAAAAATCTGGAAGGATGGAGTAGTTGTTTTGATACCGACAGTGGGCAAAGATAAAAGTAAACTAGAGAATTATAGAACAATAACTTTACTACCTGTGCTAGGAAAATTTTATGAACGATTGGTGAAACAGAGAATGAACCAAGTGATTGAATTGAATAGAGGACTCAAGAATATACAGTGTGGATTTAGACGTAATAGAAATACAGAGGATGTGATGCTGATGTTCATGAATGATGCTGTAgaaaacattatttatttatgctttagaaaacaaaaaagttttactgATGGCATTTTTGGATGTAGTATCAGCTTTTGAAAGTATGGTCCACCGTCATATATTAGAAGCAATAATGGCTGTTGAAGTTAAAGGTCAGCTCCTAGAATTTTCGGACTCTTTTTTAGAAGGAAGAGAAGTTAAAATCAAAGTTGGAAGTTGCTATTCCCAAAGTAAAGTATTAAGAAGAAGaggagtgccacaaggctcagtGCTAGGACCTGATTACTACAATCTAAGTGAATATGATTTCCCTGTAGATGAAGGAGAAAATGGAGCAGGTatatttgcagatgacaatGGTATATGGGTTATTGCAGATAATGTGAATGAAGCAACAACACAGTTACAAATAATCCTTGATCAAGTCCAAAGGTGGTCCCAAGAAAACTGTGTCCGATTTTCtcctgaaaaatctaaaatcatgAATGATTACAAGGAAGAGAAATACAACATCGCCCAGACTGTACCTTAATAATAAGTTATTTAAAATTGTGGGTGAATTTAAATGGCTTGGTTGCATATTCGACAAGAACCTATCATTCAGACCACACATACAGCAACTCAAGATCTCATGCTTGAAGAGACTCAATATTATGCGAATGACATCAGCAACAAGATGGGGTCCCAAACCAGACtttcttttggaattttatatcaaatacatAAGATCAAAACTAGAGTATGCTTCATTGGTGTATGAGGCTGCCAGCCCGTCTGCATTGAGGCTATTGGACACAGTACAATACAGTGCCATAAGAGTTTCATTTGGAGCACGTAAAATAACACCTATGCCATTCTTAGAATCAGAAAGATGATTGGAAAGTTTGGAAGTGAGAAGCAATGTGCGTTCattgaaatacttgaaaaagcTTTGGACATCAGATCACAACCACCCATTTAAATCTACgatacttaaaagaaaaagactatggATTTTCTCAAAGGAACAGCATGGAATTATTAAAGCTTTGcatttagaagaaaatttagGATTACAGGTAAATTTAAACCTAGCACTGGAAGTACCCAATCTAAATATCACGCCAATATGGGCGATTCAAAAAGTTTCATGCTtttgtgattttgaaaattgggaTGGATTGGATTATAATCAATCATTCACAATGGAGAAAAGAATGACCTACCCGGAAGCCATGGACGTCTTTACTGATGCTTCAAAAAGTGACAAGGTCGGAGCTACGTTTTGGATACCAATGTGGAATGTCAAAGAACTTTACCGTCTCCAtgtaaaaatgtcaattttcgACGCTGAAGTGTTTGCTATACGACAAGCAGTATCataagtatataaaaaattacaacGCGGGATCAAGTTAGAATACGTACAGACTCTAAAAGTGCTGTTTCATGTTTAAAAGAATTCAGTGATGGAGCGAATCAATCAAGAGAAGTGATTCCATGCTTTGTAGCCATCCAACAACTGCTTTCTAAAGGATTAAAGCTATCGCTTCATTGGATACGTGGTCAGAGGAAAATCGAGGGTAATGAACAAGCTGATTTAGCAGCTAAAATGGCCGCCAGTGCAGACATGCAAATAATGCAAACAACGACACCAACAATAGTATTCCAGATAGAAAACATAATACAGCAGATAAAACAGTTTAGctttgaagaaaatagaaatCTCTCTAGAAATCTTTTGATTACAAAGAAGACTAGaaggaaatttgaaaataagttaTATGAAAGTTTATCAagagaagaaggaaaaattgcATTTCGACTTAGGTCACAACATGCAGCTACAAGATCATATCTTTCTCGTTTCTATGGAGAAGATCCGAATTGCACCTATTGTGGTCAGATAGAGACCTTAGCACACCTCATCATCCATTGTGTCCGCACAGAATGTTACAGGACAGACATTAGAAGGTTTATGAAAGAATATCGAATAAAACTATGTGAAGAATTACTCGGAGGAGCATTAACTGAAGAACAATCGgttgaaattataaatttagtttGTTAATTTTTGAGATTGATTGATAGAAAAAGGACGTTGTAAACTGCAACAAActgcaatctagtaaaggaCGAATCTCGGTCAACAGTAACCcgaaatttattgttttaaagcGAAATCGGATCGAAATAAGAAtgtattaaacagttcgtggtaacaaactgtagaaaggagggatccggctcaatagtaaacgaaactctaaaaaaaggatttgataccaatagttacatcaaaagaatcgcattttaacgctgattttaaatatataaatttcatcaagtttagtcttacccatcaaaagttacgagcctgagaaaatttgcctcattttagaaaataggggacaacaccccctaaaagtcatacaatcttaatgaaaatcacaccatcagattcagcgtatcagagaacctgactgtagaagtttcaagctcctatctacaaaaatgtggaatttcgcatttttttgccagaagacaaatcatggatgcgttttattttttttgttgttttttccccaggggttatcgtatcgacccagtggtcctagaatttcgcgagtctgagaaaatttgccttattttagaaaataagcggaaacaccatcagattcagcgaatcagagaaccctactatagaagtttcaagctcgtatctacaaaaatatggaatttttgtattttttgccacaagacagatcacggatgcatgtttgttttttttcctggggtgatcgtatcaacccacttttcctagaatgtcgcaagagggctcattctaatgaaaatgaaaagttctagttccctttttaagggacaaaaaaattggagggaacctaggccccctcccacgctaaattttttcccaaagtcacaggatcaaaattctgagatagccattcaggggctgcaagttacaaactttgaccagtatttacatacagtaatggatattgggaagtgtgcagacgctTTCAGGGATTTTTTGGTGGTGGTGGTGGGGGGGTTGAGAGGAGGTGGTTCttcggggggaattttccatggaggaattgtCATGGGTGAAgagaacttccatgaagggggtgaaggattttttttttagcaatttttaaaaacaatgaaataataaatatgaagaagtttttttcaactgaaagtagggagcagcaatataacttaaaacgaacagaaattattgcacatatgaggggttcactccTCCTAATTCCTCCCTCTTTactctaaaataattttattaatttcaactatttattctacggcctttgtgattcaggggttatttctaaggaattaggacaaaatttcagctctagtgtaaagagcgaggtattgatgagggggagaacccccttatatacgtagtaaaaacatatgaaaatagaagtttgttacgtaagttaattcgtaagttacgtatatttttactaattaaaacgttcgagaaaaattaaaagttctagttgcctttttaagtacacAAAAAAGTGGAAGTCCTACTCcccttctcctttttttctcaaaatcgtccgatcaaaactatgagaaagccatttagccaaaaaataaattaatatgcaaatctcgttttaattattcatgtgcggggagccaaaataaaaaaaaaagattcattcaaaaacgttcagaaattaaataaaaaaacaagtttttttaactgaaagtaaggagcgacattaaaacttaaaacgaacagaaactactctctatatgaaagaggctgttccctcctcaacgccccactctttacgctaaagttttttactgttttaaaaagtagacttgagagaaggagtcaaactttagcgtaaagagcgaggggttgaggagggaacagccccttttatagacggagcaatttctgttcgttaagttttaatgtcactccttactttcagttaaaaacaacttgtttttttatttaataacaaaaaaacaactagttgAGCTGTGCAAACATTgcaaaaaattaacatatttttGGTCACTGGTTAGACTAGGATgagataaaaaaatttacattagaATAAGCATAATAAAACTCGTTTAATAAAGCTTCGTGTATAGGAAGCTTAAACAACAACTCAAGCTCAGCCGTACAGCACCATGCAGCTTATTAACCACCAAATTGCAGCTATTAACAATTTCTCGTCTGAAGCTGCATCTATTTCCTATGTTGGTTTTAGTATTCATTAACAAGAACGTTCCCTGTTTTGAAAGCCTTAGCAAAATTATTAGTTAGTTAATGCGCAACAAAATAAGGGAgagtcaataaaataaataaactccTCTTTTATAGAATTATAATAATTAGTTTAAACTTTTACGAATGAATACTTTTAGCTTAAAATTCTACGTTAATTCTTTCCTTAACTACATAATCGATTGAAACTTACCGTAAACCCTTTGCCTTGCACCACTTGGCTTTGCAATTGTACAAATTCTTGATTGATCTCAATCCCGATAATCCTAGCTGCATTGGAGTAATAGTAAGCCTGGAACAGATAATCTAgctaaaatgagaaaaaagaaagaaaaaagaggaactCTTGGATTAAATAGTCTTCTGACATTTAACTTGTATTTAAATCTCCTGATCCACATGTACAAACATAAAGAAGAATGTTGCacgcaaatttggttttaaatttgttttttcttaaataataaggTTCATGCTGTAAACGACAATGCCTTCTAATCGCATCTTAACAAAAGaagagaaagtgaaaagaaAGAGTACTACTAAAGTTGTATCTATTAAAGCTATCGATAATAATCGTTATTTGTAAAgcggtattttgaaaaatgttcgTCTGAAAAGTATGATTTAAGATGGTTAATCGTCCTCTTTCGTGCTTTAGTTTGTCTTTATTAGATTTGTTGGTGTTTCCAAGTTTATCGGGGATGTTTTTCGTTCGTAATGAATGAATTAGGGTGTTTTGTTGTGCAGTGTCGTGATTTAGCTTGTTCGtgttagctttgttgatgtttcCAAgtgtattttgaaagttttcgcTTGAAACGTTGATTTAAGATGTTTAGTTGTGTTGTTTAAAGCTTTAGCTTGTCTGCGTTAGCTTGTTGGTATTTCAAGAGTATTTTGGAAGagattgttttgttttgctatTTCGTAGTTTAGCTTGTCTGTGATAGCGTTGCTAGTGTTTCCAagccttaattgaaaattctcgTTTGAAACGTAAGATTTAGGTTGTTTTGTGTTGTTTCGTGGTTTAGTTTATCTATGTTAGCGTTGTGGACGTTTCCAAgtgtattttgaaagttttcgcTTGAAACATATTATTTAGGATGTTTACTTATCTTGTTTCAAAGTTTAGCTTGTCTGTGTCAGCTTTGTTGGTGCATCAAAGTGgattttggaagtttttcgtTTGAAATGTAAAATTTAGGCTGCTTAGCTGTGCTCTTTCGTGGTTTAGCTTGTCAGTGTTAGCACTGTTGATGTTTCAAagagtattttgaaaattgtttagttCTTCTGTTTCATGGCTTAGCTTGTCTGTTTCAGCTGTGGCGATGTTTCCAAgtatattttggaaatttttgtttgaaatatatgACTTAGATATCCACTTTGGCTGTTTTTGATCTTTCTTGTCTACGTTGGCTTGTTGCAAATCAGTTATAGAAGTTGTTCGTCTGAAACGTATGATTTGGGACGTTTAGTTTGGCTATTTCAAGGTAAAGCTTGTCTTTGTTGGCTTTGTTAGTGTtctaaagaatttttgaaagaagTTGTTTAGTTCTGTTGTTTCGTGGTTTAGCTTATCTTTGTTAGCCTTCTTTGTGTTTCAAAGTGTATTTGGGAGATTTTCGTTTGGAACGTGAATGTTTAGTAATGTTGTTTTGTGATTTATCATCTCTGTGTTAGCGTTGCTGATGTTTCCAAGTGTATTTTAGAGGTCTTCGCTTTGTTGGAAGTTTTAACTTTGTTGGTGCTTCCAAGTGTATTTTGGAAATTCTTCGTTTGAAACGTAAGGTTTATGATGTTTAGTTGTGCTCTTTCGTGGTTTAGCTGGATTGGTGGTTGGTGTTTTCAAGTGTATTTTGGAAGTTTGTTTCGGAAACGTATAACCTAACCTTCACAcggtaggttaggttagatgaCGCGTCATCTAAACTGCTGTTGgtgtggtgcttcgcgccacaccaacaactatttattcaatatttatCAGTGATTCGATAAATGAGGGCTCTTAGATATAGAACCAAAACaattaatttaggaaatttttCACTGCCTTCgaataatttctcattgttttatattttgttgttcGTAACATTATAGACTTTGATCCAGGTCAGTCAACTAAATATCGACAGATATATCATTGTCGTCTAACGCATGGGAACAGTGAAATTATTTACATACCCCGTATAGAACAGGTCCGAGTCTTGATCCAATATCCAAAACTACTTTTCCCGTTAGGTCTGGCAAAATCTCTTGGAAAATTACTCTAAGGCGAGGTATGGATGCGGAATGTGAAacaaaatctgaaaaagatTACAGCTGATAATTAATCAAAATACTTACATCTAGGCTATCTTCAAGAAATACTCGTAGGCGGTGacctttactttaaaaaatttttctccCATTTTGTTTCTGTTAGTACAATAATTtccaaagtaaaacagttcaaaatagggatgaaacctttttattgacagtgaatagatataaaattatttaactggatatttcgaacacatatacagtgttcatcatcagcaagTTATCTACATTAATTTCCATGTAGGCAGCGATACAGAAAGCATTAATTtagaaaacgaacagaacaaTTGAATTACGAtagaaaacgaacagaaaaattTACTTGCAATTTTAGCAATGAAACTTCAAAATAACCTCCGAATTGGCATACTAATGATTG is a window of Artemia franciscana chromosome 7, ASM3288406v1, whole genome shotgun sequence DNA encoding:
- the LOC136029672 gene encoding uncharacterized protein LOC136029672; translated protein: MDFQEALSEFISFAGRIDSKDHRSKFFQWLSENIKDLQNEKRLPLDATLSSETIICPLVGPNSDCNATNTIHVDAFLYDDDLLDSLVEDGKLSRSYCKDCGSKNTSPLNFVSHSASIPRLRVIFQEILPDLTGKVVLDIGSRLGPVLYGAYYYSNAARIIGIEINQEFVQLQSQVVQGKGFTDRIEVIHGDICQRADILKAANVIVLNNVFEFFVSPENHVKIWQFLRREINPGTLLVTIPSLEEEFAALNTGIVLGSWVKPLPPCNPGMIDDYEELEVSEVKLYQVL